One window from the genome of Leptospira johnsonii encodes:
- a CDS encoding tetratricopeptide repeat protein: MSRFYFSRNYSILITVTLVLAFYSACSGEKDEPSILEIRDLLDSGHLTESVQKAKDKALIMGKMDQVHYLRGWIHYLRKEDPSAEKEYKLCLKENKNSIDCLRGLAQIEKHKQNFEKAETRYKQALVIAQATKDQEYSSMLLTDLGNLALSQDEREEAMDWYNKSIQVKPEGSAYYGIGFVHLLDRDKVASIQSLKKGLGTEYRDLIIKAETYYLLAKLQNDFEKNPKAASESAKKAFELFPAMEKYSKSWEQYSKLSSSK, from the coding sequence ATGAGCCGTTTTTATTTTTCTAGAAACTATTCTATTTTAATTACCGTTACACTTGTATTGGCTTTCTATTCTGCGTGTTCAGGGGAAAAGGATGAGCCTTCTATCCTGGAAATCAGAGATTTATTGGACTCCGGTCATTTAACGGAATCCGTTCAGAAGGCAAAAGATAAGGCACTTATCATGGGAAAAATGGATCAGGTCCATTATTTAAGAGGCTGGATCCATTATTTACGCAAAGAGGATCCTTCGGCAGAAAAAGAATATAAACTTTGTTTAAAGGAGAATAAAAACTCCATCGATTGCCTAAGGGGACTCGCTCAAATAGAAAAACATAAACAGAATTTTGAAAAGGCAGAAACAAGGTACAAACAAGCCTTGGTGATTGCACAAGCCACCAAAGATCAAGAATACAGTTCTATGTTGCTTACGGATCTGGGAAATCTGGCTCTTTCTCAAGATGAAAGAGAAGAGGCTATGGACTGGTACAATAAGTCCATCCAAGTAAAACCGGAAGGTTCCGCTTATTATGGGATTGGCTTTGTACATTTATTGGATCGAGATAAAGTGGCTTCTATCCAATCCTTAAAAAAAGGATTAGGAACTGAATACAGAGACCTGATCATTAAAGCGGAAACCTATTATCTTCTGGCAAAGTTACAAAACGATTTCGAAAAAAATCCGAAGGCAGCAAGCGAGTCCGCAAAAAAAGCCTTCGAATTATTTCCAGCAATGGAGAAATACTCAAAATCTTGGGAACAATATTCCAAACTTTCCAGTTCTAAATAA
- a CDS encoding DUF2062 domain-containing protein, with the protein MNFLRTIWRIIHKQIILPFQESYAPIHEVCLGTTVGLLWSMTPLVGVQMYLGLGTWLILRLFRIRFYLPIAIAMIWITNPVTVPFFYSLFYWLGKHVLLLFGVPYQQISFDTLLAISKESESMDLISGLYHWTIFLFDKMGLPMFIGGFAFGIPLALLGYPITYRLLNTYRARRAQEEGISLQEWELKHVRKDVGLFATKTQ; encoded by the coding sequence ATGAATTTTCTCAGAACGATCTGGCGTATTATCCATAAACAAATCATTTTACCTTTCCAAGAATCTTATGCCCCTATCCACGAAGTTTGTTTGGGGACCACTGTAGGTTTACTTTGGTCTATGACTCCTTTAGTAGGAGTGCAGATGTATTTAGGATTAGGGACTTGGTTGATACTTCGATTGTTCCGTATCCGTTTTTATCTTCCGATCGCGATTGCAATGATCTGGATCACAAATCCTGTTACTGTCCCGTTTTTTTACTCTCTATTTTATTGGCTAGGAAAACATGTTTTACTTTTGTTTGGCGTTCCTTATCAACAGATCAGTTTTGACACGTTATTGGCCATCTCTAAAGAATCGGAATCAATGGATCTGATCAGCGGATTGTATCATTGGACAATTTTCTTATTCGATAAGATGGGACTTCCCATGTTCATAGGCGGTTTTGCTTTTGGGATCCCTCTGGCATTACTCGGTTATCCGATCACTTATCGTTTATTAAATACCTATAGAGCCAGAAGGGCCCAAGAAGAAGGTATCAGCCTGCAGGAATGGGAACTAAAACATGTTAGAAAAGATGTGGGATTATTCGCTACCAAAACGCAGTAG
- a CDS encoding DUF2167 domain-containing protein: protein MTRRFLAAFFFTAILWSLPVSAQKFETDADLMKWIKSLKYETNLVPLSNKDGKLIANIQVPKGYKYLNPKDSKTVLEDVWGNPPTSEPGLGILFIANETPLDLGSYAITIDYVDEGHVDDEDSKEIKYDELLSDLKDASKEESEQRKKDGYSGLELVGWASSPYYDSTAKKLHWAKEYKFEGTETNTLNYNIRILGRSGYLLLNVLGDITVLKRVENDVGRILKSVEFSEGNRYADYDSKIDNLAAYGIGGLIAGGLLKKAGLFAVIGGFLLKGAKLLIPAAIGLFYAIRRLVFGKGKPEDTASGPGDKEA, encoded by the coding sequence ATGACTCGTCGATTCTTGGCCGCCTTCTTTTTTACGGCCATCTTATGGAGCCTCCCTGTTTCTGCTCAAAAATTTGAAACAGATGCGGACCTAATGAAATGGATCAAATCCTTAAAGTATGAAACCAACCTAGTGCCTCTTTCTAATAAGGATGGAAAGTTGATAGCAAACATCCAAGTCCCCAAAGGTTACAAATATCTAAATCCGAAAGATAGTAAGACCGTATTGGAAGATGTTTGGGGAAATCCTCCTACCAGTGAACCTGGATTAGGGATTTTATTCATCGCTAATGAAACACCATTGGATCTAGGATCTTATGCGATCACTATCGATTATGTGGACGAAGGACATGTGGATGATGAGGATTCCAAAGAGATCAAATACGACGAACTATTATCCGATCTGAAAGATGCCTCTAAGGAAGAAAGTGAGCAGAGAAAGAAAGACGGATACTCAGGACTGGAATTAGTCGGCTGGGCTTCTTCTCCTTATTATGATTCTACCGCCAAAAAATTGCATTGGGCGAAAGAATATAAATTCGAAGGCACTGAAACAAATACCCTCAATTATAATATTCGGATTTTAGGAAGAAGCGGTTATCTTCTACTCAATGTGTTAGGAGATATTACCGTCTTAAAAAGAGTAGAGAATGATGTGGGCAGAATTCTCAAGAGTGTGGAATTCTCGGAAGGAAACCGTTACGCGGACTATGATTCTAAAATAGATAATTTAGCAGCATACGGGATCGGAGGTCTGATCGCAGGAGGACTTCTGAAAAAAGCAGGATTGTTTGCGGTGATCGGCGGATTCCTACTCAAGGGAGCAAAACTATTGATCCCAGCTGCGATCGGTCTCTTTTACGCAATCAGGAGATTGGTTTTCGGAAAAGGAAAACCGGAAGATACTGCTTCCGGACCAGGCGACAAAGAAGCCTAA
- a CDS encoding 2-dehydropantoate 2-reductase, translating to MSFSPKFAILGSGSIGTYIGAYLVKAGYPVVFVGRERLKQEIQLFGLGISDYKGNSFTLAPSQIRYVTDIKEAKDSNVFLITVKSKDTVEAGKSIRSLLSSEELSKIIVVSFQNGVRNSKELASVLPELGDRNLAGMVPFNVVAKGKGQFHQGTSGELVIKSNEFGNKVHSYLRKAGLPSIIHKNMEGVLWGKLLFNLNNSLNALAGIPLREELSQRTYRKILASMILEGLEILKLSGIQPASAGKMIPWLAPIILKLPDFLFFKVASSMVKIDPEARSSMWEDLHHGRTTEITYLNGEIVRLADEIGHKAPINRKIASLIAEAESGSGKSQYDAETLSNLLGII from the coding sequence ATGAGTTTTTCCCCGAAATTTGCGATCTTGGGTTCCGGAAGTATCGGAACATATATCGGAGCGTACTTGGTAAAAGCAGGGTATCCTGTAGTATTTGTAGGTAGAGAAAGATTAAAACAAGAGATCCAATTATTCGGTTTAGGGATCAGCGACTATAAGGGAAATTCTTTTACCCTCGCTCCAAGCCAAATTCGTTACGTTACTGATATAAAAGAAGCCAAGGACTCGAACGTATTTTTGATCACGGTAAAGAGTAAGGATACTGTAGAAGCTGGAAAATCTATCCGGTCCCTTCTTTCATCTGAAGAACTTTCTAAAATTATCGTAGTGAGTTTTCAGAATGGGGTCCGAAATTCGAAAGAACTTGCTTCCGTATTACCTGAGTTAGGCGACAGGAACTTGGCGGGTATGGTCCCATTCAATGTGGTGGCAAAAGGAAAAGGGCAATTTCACCAAGGAACAAGCGGGGAACTTGTAATTAAATCGAACGAATTTGGGAATAAGGTCCATTCTTATTTAAGAAAAGCAGGATTACCTTCTATCATTCATAAAAACATGGAAGGAGTGCTTTGGGGAAAACTACTTTTCAATTTGAATAATAGCCTGAACGCTCTCGCAGGTATTCCTCTTAGAGAAGAATTATCCCAAAGAACTTATAGAAAAATTTTGGCCTCTATGATCTTAGAAGGTTTAGAAATACTCAAACTCTCCGGGATCCAACCCGCAAGCGCAGGAAAAATGATCCCCTGGCTTGCGCCTATCATTCTTAAACTGCCTGATTTCTTATTTTTTAAAGTGGCTTCTTCCATGGTCAAAATTGATCCGGAAGCAAGATCTTCGATGTGGGAAGACCTCCATCACGGAAGGACGACTGAGATCACTTATCTGAATGGTGAAATTGTACGTTTAGCGGATGAGATCGGGCATAAGGCCCCAATCAATCGTAAGATAGCTTCTTTGATCGCAGAAGCGGAAAGCGGTTCCGGTAAATCTCAATATGATGCGGAAACGCTTTCCAATCTTTTAGGAATTATTTAG
- a CDS encoding lipase family alpha/beta hydrolase, producing the protein MRKLGLAVLLLFLCSGTLFASGGGSSSKPLAGSYPIVLSHGLFGWGNDSSGVISILSYWGGMDTYLQSQGATVYAPAKTAAQSNETRGVQLKDKVLVYMAANGFSKVHILGHSQGGLDSRYAITNLGLSSKVSTLTTLNTPHRGSPIADIVNAVLPSWIKPFVSTVLGVFVQLIWSQGEQDALAALGSLSTSGTAAFNSRTPDASSVKYFSYGSYITIPDLIQHPLMGLIQPACIAGGLFNGQGGTCDGLVPYTSLKWGTFKGGPDYGLLVTGIDHIQCSNTLNSGKPWYDVEGYFLKMASNAKSNQ; encoded by the coding sequence ATGCGTAAATTAGGACTAGCGGTATTGCTCCTATTTTTGTGTAGCGGCACGTTGTTCGCTTCAGGGGGAGGATCTTCCTCCAAACCATTAGCCGGATCGTATCCAATCGTTCTTTCCCACGGACTTTTCGGTTGGGGAAATGATTCTTCCGGCGTTATCAGTATTTTAAGCTACTGGGGAGGAATGGACACATACCTTCAATCCCAAGGAGCTACCGTATATGCACCAGCTAAAACTGCGGCTCAATCCAATGAGACTCGTGGAGTTCAGCTAAAGGACAAAGTTCTTGTCTATATGGCTGCAAACGGATTCAGCAAAGTACATATTCTTGGCCACTCTCAAGGTGGATTGGATAGCCGTTATGCTATTACCAACCTGGGACTTTCTTCCAAAGTTTCTACTTTGACCACTTTGAACACTCCTCACAGAGGATCTCCAATTGCAGACATCGTAAACGCTGTGCTGCCTAGTTGGATTAAACCTTTCGTAAGCACTGTTCTTGGTGTTTTCGTTCAGTTAATCTGGAGCCAAGGAGAGCAAGACGCTCTTGCAGCTTTGGGTTCACTTTCTACCAGTGGAACCGCTGCTTTCAATAGCCGTACTCCTGATGCTTCTTCCGTTAAGTATTTCTCTTACGGATCTTACATCACCATCCCTGACCTAATCCAACACCCTTTAATGGGATTGATCCAACCTGCTTGTATCGCTGGTGGATTGTTCAATGGACAAGGCGGAACTTGCGATGGACTCGTTCCTTACACTTCTTTGAAATGGGGAACCTTCAAAGGTGGACCTGATTACGGACTTCTAGTTACTGGTATAGACCATATCCAGTGCTCTAACACTCTGAATTCCGGAAAACCTTGGTATGATGTGGAAGGTTACTTCCTGAAAATGGCTTCCAACGCGAAATCTAATCAGTAA